The Podospora pseudopauciseta strain CBS 411.78 chromosome 2 map unlocalized CBS411.78m_2, whole genome shotgun sequence genome has a window encoding:
- a CDS encoding uncharacterized protein (EggNog:ENOG503NUJ6; BUSCO:EOG092640BS; COG:U) has product MMNGYDEKRGHRTDDDDPFAAKGNIVSAFDAFPKAKPQYVTHTSSGGKWTVAMVILSLCLVWSELARWWRGTETHTFAVEKGVSHGMNLNLDAVIKMKCADIHVNVQDASGDRILAAEALYRDPTNWGQWVDQRGIHKLGRDTHGRLLTGEGFVDGTQEEGFGEEHVHDIVALGSKKGRWGKTPKLWGREADSCRIYGTLELNKVQGDFHITARGHGYEQFGEHLSHDAFNFSHIINELSFGPYLPSLINPLDQTVNSAPEHSHFHRFQYFLSIVPTVYSLGHPDSYSSRSIFTNQYAVTEQSAPIPENMEMQMIPGIFVKYDIEPILLNIVEDRDSFLVFLIKVVNILSGAMVAGHWGFRLSDWVNEVRGRRRRNAGHSQGMLGTKGGGEYEE; this is encoded by the exons atgATGAACGGCTACGATGAAAAACGGGGCCACCGCACCGACGATGACGACCCCTTCGCCGCCAAAGGCAACATCGTCAGCGCCTTTGATGCCTTTC CAAAAGCCAAACCCCAATACGTGACTcacacctcctccggcgGCAAGTGGACAGTAGCCATGGtgatcctctccctctgcctcGTCTGGTCCGAGCTCGCCCGCTGGTGGCGCGGCACCGAAACCCACACCTTTGCCGTCGAAAAGGGCGTCTCCCACGGCAtgaacctcaacctcgacgcCGTCATCAAGATGAAGTGCGCCGACATACACGTCAACGTGCAGGATGCCTCTGGGGATAGGATTCTAGCTGCCGAGGCACTGTACCGTGACCCGACGAACTGGGGGCAGTGGGTGGATCAGAGGGGGATTCACAAGTTGGGGAGAGACACTCATGGCCGTCTACTGACCGGCGAGGGTTTCGTCGACGGGACGCAAGAGGAGGGTTTCGGGGAGGAGCACGTGCATGACATTGTTGCGTTGGGGAgcaagaaggggaggtgggggaagACGCCGAAgttgtgggggagggaggcggacAGTTGCCGGATTTATGGGACGTTGGAGTTGAACAAGGTGCAGGGTGACTTTCACATCACGGCGAGGGGGCATGGGTACGAGCAGTTTGGGGAGCATTTGTCCCATGACG CATTCAACTTCtcccacatcatcaacgaGCTATCCTTCGGCCCTTACCTCCCCTCTCTGATCAACCCGCTCGATCAGACCGTCAACTCGGCCCCGGAACACTCGCACTTTCACCGCTTTCAGTATTTTCTCTCCATCGTCCCGACAGTCTACAGCCTCGGCCACCCAGACTCGTATTCGTCCCGCTCCATCTTTACAAATCAATACGCCGTCACGGAGCAGTCCGCTCCTATTCCGGAGAACATGGAGATGCAGATGATTCCCGGGATTTTTGTCAAGTACGACATCGAGCCGATCCTACTGAATATTGTCGAGGACAGGGATAGCTTTTTGGTCTTTTTGATCAAGGTGGTGAATATCCTGAGCGGCGCCATGGTGGCGGGGCATTGGGGTTTCAGGCTCAGCGACTGGGTGAATGAGGTGaggggacggaggaggaggaacgcGGGACATAGCCAGGGGATGCTGGGGAccaaggggggtggggagtaTGAGGAGTGa
- the GLE2 gene encoding RNA export factor gle2 (EggNog:ENOG503NU7G; COG:A) has translation MAGLFSSGTSSASASNTLGDLKNDVALANGPEDGISDIAFNPNPADTKDLLAVASWDKKVRIYEIMSNGQGEGRVAYDHDGPVFSVDFFKDGTKVISGGADKQGKVVDLATSQTMQFAQHDQPVRAVRYFENSGTPMAVTGSWDKTIKYWDFRQQTPVGTVTCQERVYTMDVRNDLLVIGTAERYINVINLKDPTKFYKTITSPLKWQTRVVSCFTDSMGFAIGSIEGRCAIQYVEDKDASLNFSFKCHRDPPQGNVTNVYAVNDISFHPVHGTFSTAGSDGTFHFWDKDAKHRLKGYPNVGGSIAATTFNKTGSIFAYAISYDWAKGYQGNTAGYPNKVMLHPVQPDECKPRPSVKKR, from the exons ATGGCAGGCCTTTTCTCATCTGGCACGTCGTCTGCGTCGGCGAGTAACACCCTCGGAGACTTGAAGAACGACGTCGCGCTCGCCAATGGCCCAGAAGATGGCATCTCCGACATCGctttcaaccccaacccggCCGATACCAAAGATCTGTTGGCGGTAGCCAGTTGGGACAAGAAGGTCCGGATCTACGAGATCATGAGCAATGGtcagggagagggaagagtCGCGTACGACCACGATGGGCCGGTGTTCTCGGTGGACTTTTTCAAG GATGGCACAAAAGTAATCTCTGGAGGCGCCGACAAACAGGGCAAGGTGGTGGACCTTGCAACCAGTCAAACCATGCAGTTTGCGCAACATGACCAGCCCGTTCGCGCCGTTCGCTACTTCGAAAACAGCGGCACCCCCATGGCCGTGACAGGCTCCTGGGACAAGACCATCAAGTACTGGGACTTCCGGCAACAGACACCAGTCGGAACCGTAACGTGCCAGGAACGTGTGTACACCATGGACGTACGAAACGACCTCCTGGTGATAGGGACAGCCGAGAGATACATCAACGTCATCAACCTGAAGGATCCAACCAAGTTCTACAAGACGATCACGAGTCCGCTTAAGTGGCAAacgagggtggtgagctgcTTTACCGACTCGATGGGCTTCGCCATTGGTAGTATTGAAGGTCGCTGCGCCATTCAATACGTCGAAGACAAGGATGCTAG CCTCAACTTCTCGTTCAAGTGCCACCGTGATCCCCCACAGGGCAACGTCACCAACGTGTATGCTGTCAACGATATCTCTTTCCATCCCGTCCACGGCACTTTCAGCACCGCGGGCAGCGATGGCACATTCCACTTCTGGGATAAGGACGCCAAGCATAGGCTGAAAGGGTACCCCAATGTCGGTGGTAGCATTGCTGCCACGACGTTCAACAAGACCGGCAGCATATTTGCGTATGCTATCAGCTATGATTGGGCCAAGGGCTACCAGGGCAACACAGCTGGGTACCCTAACAAGGTCATGCTGCACCCGGTGCAGCCGGACGAATGCAAGCCCAGACCCAGCGTTAAGAAGAGGTAG
- a CDS encoding uncharacterized protein (COG:S; EggNog:ENOG503PCEQ) produces the protein MGRRSRRTLLRILSIILIMAGFHPLMWETWCKDVIRQLSSNELRGIADGAEVTLEQVVMLNARHELAAWERVMRNDEVGRPGCLRPMEDFFILSEDPKPTEDCNILSEYADTSTSAYFSDAVTNNHPVVAQSWNMPSTRTVEEPEKRDRDVVVPKDHAVILLKVTPCRQDGPAAVPHFIVTKPGVLMKSGMNQHGYSVVVDSVFSTRDRDLAPSDLPMTLLARKMLTSCVSLACTTNVLQRYRTGSTHSLLHACRGLRSLNDDTTSASILELLPHTPEAGSLRGRRVLPDANLSYCLVHTNHLIAPQLAPFQLEELVKRVSLPAGLLEVAKHSKKNLQSMAQIVRRYLVQLLTKRFVNFVFRAWDSPARFNRLRQLIEFGNRPINQESILNIFSDHIGEMSVCQHTKADMFKELSEVSGELDKPWSRPQGNHTACLVTYHLEELKITVSTGPPCHGNYLVFQLLDPSHLDEVPTVAAAVPEDRKFKWPQKPKQTKPPQKRHLLSAVDPPILSKRLILGEASNPNTQFKLTCASWWGVRRMSLQRQRALRGRKRAAAICSAWNDEWERQGEVRVRPERPVFGPETKACYEERKRRFEQEYRRLCGFWLLKARWQTPGHPDDKIVGDRSWPDHEVIGTPPRAEGAEKSRSSRTDEEEAEMVNHFVETRARFFDSAAARFGTMNWDRWKLANGLMPRGSSMLRNVETWTDIDNDVLETTVVVRNNHCLLNGTDYAAERAFAVRYDERTGHRHYMRWGLKWLRDIAPPRVIDERDTQRAKFLARKRKHQIRWQEKQEPPKRARARRERLEKEAAVEKAREEGKERVRKQAMYQERWKEKAEEKKRREEEAKRYPPWTTVSVGRKDKKRVRKRTVKYSK, from the exons ATGGGAAGACGTTCAAGAAGGACATTGTTGAGAATATTGAGCATCATACTTATCATGGCGGGCTTCCACCCAC TGATGTGGGAGACATGGTGCAAAGATGTCATTCGGCAGTTGTCCTCCAAC GAACTGCGTGGAATTGCGGACGGCGCAGAGGTGACACTTGAGCAGGTCGTCATGTTGAACGCACGCCACGAGCTGGCTGCTTGGGAGCGGGTAATGCGGAATGACGAGGTGGGAAGGCCGGGCTGCTTGCGACCTATGGAGGATTTCTTCATCCTTAGCGAGGATCCAAAGCCGACCGAAGACTGCAATATCTTGTCAGAGTATGCGGATACGAGTACCAGCGCGTACTTTTCGGACGCAGTGACCAACAACCATCCCGTTGTCGCACAGTCCTGGAACATGCCGTCAACCCGAACCGTCGAGGAGCCCGAGAAGCGGGACAGAGACGTGGTCGTGCCAAAAGACCATGCTGTCATCCTGCTCAAGGTCACCCCGTGTCGGCAAGATGGCCCGGCCGCCGTGCCTCATTTCATCGTCACTAAGCCCGGCGTGCTCATGAAGAGCGGCATGAACCAGCACGGATATTCGGTAGTCGTGGACTCGGTCTTTTCAACGCGGGATCGCGACCTCGCCCCGTCTGATTTGCCAATGACACTGCTTGCACGGAAAATGCTCACGTCCTGCGTATCCTTGGCCTGTACCACGAATGTCCTGCAGAGATATCGAACTGGCTCAACCCACAGCCTTCTGCACGCCTGCCGTGGCCTTCGATCACTAAACGACGACACCACATCTGCGAGTATCCTTGAGTTGCTGCCGCACACGCCGGAAGCCGGGTCCCTGAGGGGTCGTAGAGTCCTCCCTGACGCCAACCTCTCCTATTGCTTGGTGCACACGAATCACCTGATCGCGCCGCAACTGGCCCCATTTCAGCTTGAGGAGCTTGTAAAACGTGTGTCGTTGCCTGCTGGTCTATTGGAGGTCGCGAAGCACTCGAAAAAGAACTTGCAGAGCATGGCGCAGATAGTGAGGCGGTACCTCGTGCAGTTGCTGACAAAGCGGTTTGTCAACTTTGTATTCCGTGCATGGGACTCTCCTGCTCGTTTCAACCGACTCCGACAGCTTATCGAATTTGGGAACCGTCCCATCAATCAAGAGAGTATCCTGAATATCTTTTCCGATCACATTGGCGAAATGTCGGTTTGCCAGCACACCAAGGCAGATATGTTCAAGGAACTCTCGGAGGTTTCGGGCGAGCTTGATAAGCCATGGTCGAGACCTCAAGGCAACCATACGGCATGCCTTGTTACCTACCATTTGGAAGAGCTGAAGATTACCGTCTCCACGGGGCCGCCGTGCCATGGCAATTATTTGGTTTTTCAGCTGCTGGACCCGTCACATCTGGACGAGGTGCCAACGGTGGCCGCGGCTGTACCCGAAGACAGGAAATTCAAATGGCCTCAAAAGCCCAAGCAGACCAAACCACCTCAAAAGCGCCATCTACTTTCAGCAGTGGACCCGCCAATACTCAGCAAGCGTCTGATACTTGGGGAAGCCTCTAACCCGAATACTCAGTTCAAGCTAACTTGTGCCTCTTGGTGGGGTGTGCGTCGCATGTCTCTTCAGAGGCAGAGGGCTCTGCGCGGCCGTAAGAGGGCGGCCGCCATCTGCAGCGCGTGGAATGACGAATGGGAAAGACAGGGCGAAGTTCGGGTTCGGCCTGAGCGCCCGGTGTTTGGGCCCGAGACCAAAGCATGTTATGAGGAGAGGAAGCGCCGATTTGAGCAAGAATACAGAAGACTGTGTGGTTTTTGGCTGCTGAAAGCGAGGTGGCAAACCCCGGGCCACCCGGACGACAAGATTGTAGGCGACCGCAGCTGGCCCGACCACGAAGTCATTGGCACGCCGCCGCGAGCAGAGGGGGCAGAAAAAAGCCGTAGCTCACGGaccgatgaagaagaagccgagATGGTCAATCATTTTGTGGAAACCAGAGCTCGCTTTTTCGACTCGGCCGCTGCCAGATTCGGGACCATGAACTGGGATCGGTGGAAGTTGGCAAACGGGCTGATGCCCAGGGGCTCTTCGATGCTGCGGAACGTGGAAACGTGGACGGACATTGACAATGACGTTCTCGAGACCACGGTTGTTGTGCGAAACAACCACTGTCTCCTCAACGGGACAGATTACGCAGCTGAGCGGGCTTTTGCCGTCAGGTATGACGAGAGAACGGGGCACAGGCACTACATGAGGTGGGGACTCAAATGGCTGCGCGACATTGCACCGCCTCGTGTGATTGATGAGAGGGACACGCAGCGCGCAAAGTTtctggcgaggaagagaaagcaTCAGATACGGTGGCAGGAGAAGCAGGAACCGCCGAAGAGGGCAAGAGCGCGGAGGGAGAGATTGGAAAAAGAAgcggcggtggagaaggcgagggaggaggggaaggagagggtgaggaagcAGGCGATGTACCAGGAGAGatggaaagaaaaagcagaggagaaaaagaggagggaagaagaggcgAAGAGGTATCCCCCCTGGACGACTGTTTCTGTCGGGAGGAAGGATAAAAAGCGGGTGAGAAAGAGGACGGTGAAGTACAGCAAGTGA
- a CDS encoding uncharacterized protein (EggNog:ENOG503P6B5) yields the protein MSSRIAPTFSKFTRSLSTSSPVSRPSHLLSATSAATKSVRKPSPSVLEEDAESTRAHSTSTSPSRPTLTTLQTSQPHPFRFMQTFHHSAPRPATAHHTVDSLVLPDLFAMDPNFDPYSNIRVPLLPDNISGPPSGLFAPEVSDFVPEQAAKEVKIVAANPDSVALPEGGFVDGVELRFVYQMQPEQSGQQEYDEMGSGMIKDLWRGLVDDVMGSKKSTA from the exons atgTCGTCAAGAATCGCTCCCACCTTTTCCAAATTCACCCGCTCCCTCagcacatcctcccccgtctcccGCCCAAGtcacctcctctccgccaccAGTGCTGCCACCAAGTCAGTAAGGAAACCGTCCCCTTCCGTCCTGGAGGAAGACGCAGAG TCAACCCGCGCCCactcaacctccacctccccgtcccgccccaccctcaccaccctccaaacCAGCCAACCTCATCCCTTCCGCTTCATGCAAACCTTCCACCACTCGGCCCCCCGCCCCGCCACGGCGCACCACACTGTCGACTCGCTCGTCCTCCCAGATCTCTTCGCCATGGACCCCAACTTTGACCCCTACAGCAACATCCGCGTCCCGCTCCTCCCGGATAACATCTCTGGCCCCCCTTCCGGTCTGTTCGCCCCCGAGGTGTCGGATTTCGTGCCTGAACAAGCCGCAAAGGAGGTCAAGATTGTGGCTGCCAACCCCGACAGTGTCGCGCTGCCAGAGGGCGGGTTTGTGGACGGTGTGGAGCTGAGGTTTGTGTATCAGATGCAGCCGGAGCAGAGCGGGCAGCAGGAGTATGATGAAATGGGGAGTGGGATGATTAAGGatttgtggagggggttggtggacgATGTTATGGGTTCTAAAAAATCCACTGCTTAA